The Gavia stellata isolate bGavSte3 chromosome 1, bGavSte3.hap2, whole genome shotgun sequence genome has a segment encoding these proteins:
- the FAM162A gene encoding protein FAM162A produces MWGRADRAVKLLGRNIPSILRMTKGVDPKMSRRLCVKPQEDSQLQPRSRSPLRVPGHKPTDWEKRFLLWAGHFKKPEDIPETVSIETIRAAKTTLRVKFSYVMIALTILGCVVMVIKGKQAVKRHESLTSLNLEKKTQWREEAAQSTSAKP; encoded by the exons ATGTGGGGTCGCGCCG atAGGGCTGTTAAACTGCTGGGAAGAAATATTCCCTCAATCCTGAGGATGACTAAAGGTGTGGATCCGAAGATGAGCAGAAGGCTTTGTGTTAAACCCCAGGAAGACAGTCAACTTCAGCCGAGAA GTCGGTCTCCTTTGAGGGTGCCTGGACACAAACCTACGGACTGggagaaaagatttttgttGTGGGCAGGCCACTTCAAAAAACCAGAAGATATACCAGAGACTGTCTC GATCGAAACAATCAGAGCAGCGAAGACCACACTGCGTGTGAAGTTCAGCTATGTAATGATTGCGTTGACAATACTGGGATGCGTAGTCATGGTGATTAAAGGGAAGCAG GCTGTAAAAAGGCATGAATCTCTTACAAGCCTAAACTTGGAGAAGAAAACCCAATGGAGAGAGGAAGCTGCCCAGAGTACATCTGCTAAACCTTAG
- the MIX23 gene encoding protein MIX23 has protein sequence MAAPSGAAGCEDFAEFQELLRVMRTIDDRIVHELNTTIPTASFVGKVDAGQTCKELYQSLMDAHTSRERIIKNCIAQTSSVVKTLREEREKAQDDVALLKQLRKEQTKLKLMQSELNVEEVVNDRSWKVFNERCRIHYKPPKSQ, from the exons ATGGCGGCGCCCAGCGGAGCGGCGGGTTGCGAGGACTTCGCCGAGTTCCAG GAGTTGCTCAGGGTGATGAGGACGATCGATGACAGAATCGTCCACGAATTAAACACTACGATTCCCACAGCCTCCTTTGTGGGGAAAGTTGATGCCGGCCAGACGTGTAAAGAGCTGTACCAGTCT TTGATGGATGCTCACACCAGCAGAGAGAGAATCATCAAAAATTGCATCGCTCAGACTTCCAGCGTAGTGAAAACTCtcagagaagagagggaaaaggcCCAGGATGACGTAGCGTTATTAAAGCAACTCAGGAAAGAGCAGACAAAG TTGAAATTGATGCAGTCGGAGCTGAATGTTGAAGAAGTGGTAAACGACAGAAGCTGGAAG GTATTTAATGAGCGTTGCCGAATTCACTACAAGCCTCCGAAGAGTCAATGA